The Bacillota bacterium genome includes the window GTCTGTGCTGCGGGCGACGAAGAAATATCTCGCGGCATCCTTGCCAACCTCATCTAGTAATTCGTCCATGGTGATGAATTCTCCTGCTCTCTTTGACATCCTTACTTGCTCTCCACCGGAGTATAGCGTAACTAGCTGAAGTATCAAGACCTCAAACACAGATTCAGGATACCCCATGGCAATGAGACCTGCTCTGGTCCTTGCCACATACCCATGATGATCAGGACCCCATATGTCGATGATATGTTCAAAACCGCGCTGGAGCTTATTCCGATGATACGCAAGATCCCTCAAGAGGTATGTGGAGGCGCCATCACTCTTGATGAGCACCCTGTCCTTATCGTCCCCGAATTGGGTGGAACGAAACCACGTGGCCCCCTCTGCATCGTAAAGGTATCCATGTTCCTTCAAGTAGTCAAAGACTTGCTGGTCAGCCCCGGCTTCAACAAGGGTCCTCTCGCTAAACCAGTTGTCAAATTTTACTCCAAATCTGGAGAGTGAAGCCCGCTGCCAATCAAGGATGGTTTTTAATGCGAACTCCCTGAAGAACGCCTTCTTTTCATCCTCGGCCATCCGAGAGATGGCATCACCGTGCTCTGACCGGGCAAGCCTGGCAAGATCGGTGATGTATTCGCCTCTGTAGCTTTGTTCAGGAAGTTCCACTTTTTCGCCCAGCAATTGACGGTACCTGATCTCCAGGGATTCTCCAAGGACATCTACCTGTCTGCCTGCATCGTTTATATAATACTCCCTGGTTATATCAAAGCCCGTGAAATCAAATAGATTGGCGAGAACGTCACCCACGGCGGCCGCCCTAGCATTCACCACGTTCATGGGACCTGTAGGGTTCGCGCTGACAAATTCAATCTGGACTTTCCGGCCCTTCCCGAGATCGGTCCTGCCATAATCATCCCGCTCTTCATCCGCCGCTATTATGGCCTCATGCAACCAACAATCTCGAAGACGGAAGTTGATGAATCCGGCTCCCGCCACGTCCACCTGTTCTACGTATTGAGAGGGACAGTCCATCAACTTCATCAAGGACTCTGCTATCGATCTCGGCGGTTTCCTGGCCCTTCGGGATAATAACATGGCGATCGTAGACGCGAGATCCCCATGCCCCGGATCTTTTGGCACCTCAACAGGGATGCCCTCTAAATCAACCTGGGGCAACTCGGCCGAAGCAGTCCCGCGCTGGATAGCTTGTCCGAGAAGCTGCCGGATATGCTCCCTTACCTTTTCAGCGATATTCGACACATTCTCCCCTCCATTTTCGCTCCCCACTACACCCCAACTATACTACGTATCTTATCCCCATCTCTCTCTGGCCCCACGGCCGCTATATTCATCCGGTTCATATTCAGGACATCCTCGGCCACTCGCTTTACATCAGAAGGGCTCACAGCATCGACTCTTCTGATGATCTCCTCAGTTGAAATCACGCGACCCGTCAAAAGGCTCGACTCGCCCATGCGGAGGGCCAGGTTGAGGGTATCTTCAAGGCGCAACTGGAGACTTCCCTTATAGAAATCTCTAGCTTTACGAAGTTCCGTCTCAGTTATTCCTGACGCAGAAATCCTGGAAAGCTCATCTATTATGACTTTTAGGGCCTCTGCAGCCTTTCCAGGATCGACCCCTGCATAAATCTTGAATTGACCGGTATCTACGTAATAACTATACAGGGATCCTACCACATAAGCAAGGCCCCTTTTTACTCTTACCTC containing:
- a CDS encoding arginine--tRNA ligase codes for the protein MSNIAEKVREHIRQLLGQAIQRGTASAELPQVDLEGIPVEVPKDPGHGDLASTIAMLLSRRARKPPRSIAESLMKLMDCPSQYVEQVDVAGAGFINFRLRDCWLHEAIIAADEERDDYGRTDLGKGRKVQIEFVSANPTGPMNVVNARAAAVGDVLANLFDFTGFDITREYYINDAGRQVDVLGESLEIRYRQLLGEKVELPEQSYRGEYITDLARLARSEHGDAISRMAEDEKKAFFREFALKTILDWQRASLSRFGVKFDNWFSERTLVEAGADQQVFDYLKEHGYLYDAEGATWFRSTQFGDDKDRVLIKSDGASTYLLRDLAYHRNKLQRGFEHIIDIWGPDHHGYVARTRAGLIAMGYPESVFEVLILQLVTLYSGGEQVRMSKRAGEFITMDELLDEVGKDAARYFFVARSTDSHLDFDIELAKKESQENPVYYIQYAYARIASILRQADSLSIDQPSARKCRLDLLTEDVEKALAKAICFFPDEIVAAMKERAPNRIAKYALDLAGIFHNFYNRCRVISENRDLTQARLALIRATKVALGNALRILGVSRPEKM